In Miniphocaeibacter halophilus, the following proteins share a genomic window:
- a CDS encoding ABC transporter ATP-binding protein — MEYLKLNNIKKTFSKNKFTALENVNLTINESEFICLLGPSGCGKSTILRMIAGLESPTSGTIMYKDKPITGAKKEIGMVFQNYSLMPWLNVLENIALGPKFSGKSKNERMKIAKEYLELINMSDFGNVYPYELSGGMQQRVAIARALANKPDVLLMDEPFGALDAYTRIVLQKELLRIWEKQKITIIFVTHSVDEAVYLADKVYFMKSKPGKIYKEIPITIPRERERNDPLFGELTTKLLDLFEENNN; from the coding sequence ATGGAATATTTAAAATTAAATAATATTAAGAAAACTTTTTCTAAAAATAAATTTACTGCTTTGGAAAATGTTAATTTAACTATAAATGAATCTGAATTTATATGTTTGTTAGGTCCTTCCGGTTGTGGAAAATCTACAATTCTTAGGATGATAGCCGGTCTGGAAAGCCCTACTTCAGGAACTATTATGTATAAAGACAAGCCAATTACAGGGGCAAAAAAAGAAATTGGAATGGTATTTCAAAACTATTCTTTAATGCCCTGGCTAAATGTGTTGGAAAATATAGCTCTTGGTCCAAAATTTTCAGGAAAAAGTAAAAATGAACGTATGAAAATAGCTAAAGAATATCTTGAATTAATAAATATGTCCGATTTTGGAAATGTTTATCCCTATGAATTGTCAGGTGGTATGCAGCAAAGAGTTGCCATTGCCAGAGCCTTGGCAAACAAGCCGGATGTTCTTCTAATGGACGAACCTTTTGGTGCTTTAGACGCCTATACAAGAATAGTTTTACAAAAAGAATTGCTACGTATATGGGAAAAACAAAAAATTACAATTATTTTTGTTACCCACAGTGTTGACGAAGCGGTTTACTTGGCTGATAAGGTATATTTTATGAAATCCAAACCTGGAAAGATTTATAAGGAAATACCAATAACCATACCTAGAGAAAGGGAAAGAAATGACCCCTTATTTGGCGAGCTAACTACTAAGTTGTTGGATTTATTTGAAGAAAATAATAATTAA
- a CDS encoding ABC transporter permease, which translates to MRKNIEKWIYPIIVPIILLIVWSILAKIINNDSILPPVSDILYNFTHAFDNFIGLGSLPRNIGFSLVRVLLGYGLGVLVAIPLGLLIGYFKTMSALFESFINLFKPIPPLAWQPLILGWFGVSSIATVFGLKYGEQFVLWDNYKISMIFLIALGSFFPVIGNVIFGVRNVQKTLIESAKVLGANNKDIFLNILLPASSPTILNGLRMGLATAWGCLVGAEMLPGSVSGVGYLITHAYELARIDLVITGIICIGLVGALLDGIFKFIGQRYFSWESKVK; encoded by the coding sequence TTGCGTAAAAATATTGAAAAATGGATATATCCAATTATTGTACCAATAATTTTATTAATAGTGTGGAGTATTTTAGCAAAAATAATCAATAATGATTCAATTTTACCACCTGTTAGTGACATCCTATATAACTTTACCCATGCTTTTGATAATTTTATAGGATTAGGGTCTTTACCAAGAAATATTGGTTTTAGTCTTGTAAGGGTTTTACTAGGCTACGGCTTAGGAGTATTAGTTGCTATTCCCTTAGGTCTATTAATTGGATATTTTAAAACTATGAGTGCTTTATTTGAAAGTTTTATAAATCTATTTAAACCAATTCCTCCTTTAGCATGGCAACCCTTAATTTTAGGTTGGTTTGGAGTTAGTAGTATTGCAACTGTTTTTGGTCTAAAATATGGTGAACAATTTGTTCTTTGGGATAACTATAAAATTTCAATGATCTTTCTTATTGCTTTAGGTTCATTTTTCCCTGTTATTGGAAATGTAATTTTTGGAGTTAGAAATGTGCAAAAAACCCTAATAGAATCAGCTAAGGTTCTAGGGGCAAATAATAAGGATATATTTTTAAATATTCTTTTACCTGCATCTTCTCCAACTATACTAAATGGACTAAGAATGGGATTAGCTACTGCTTGGGGTTGTTTAGTCGGTGCAGAAATGTTGCCGGGAAGTGTTTCCGGTGTAGGATATTTAATAACCCACGCCTATGAACTAGCTAGAATTGATTTAGTAATTACCGGAATTATATGTATAGGTTTAGTTGGTGCCTTATTAGATGGAATTTTTAAATTTATTGGCCAAAGGTATTTTTCCTGGGAAAGTAAAGTAAAATAG
- a CDS encoding ABC transporter substrate-binding protein: protein MCKNSQQPIKAGYHSAISSPRVVLEYSMKDAGLKVTEDPGDVDADVLLVDLKGVQNLVPSLSSGQVEIWAGPAPHPQNAENTNVGKIIATLNDLPEGKWENFPCCVFAVRNEMLEQYPEVFDALLTVTNYTCDYANNNQEKSGELLADTIGVEKDILPKSLIKYSTEPTERFLAGMNIYYDAMKDMGKFEGRLKDNTFEEAEKDIFKLDPINKVRSN from the coding sequence ATATGCAAAAATTCCCAACAACCTATTAAAGCAGGTTATCATTCTGCTATTAGTAGTCCTAGAGTTGTTTTAGAATACTCTATGAAGGATGCCGGCCTAAAGGTAACTGAAGATCCTGGCGATGTTGATGCAGATGTTCTACTTGTTGACTTAAAAGGTGTACAAAATTTAGTTCCTTCTCTTTCAAGTGGCCAAGTTGAAATTTGGGCAGGACCTGCTCCTCATCCACAGAATGCAGAAAATACCAATGTCGGAAAAATAATAGCTACTTTAAATGATCTACCGGAAGGTAAATGGGAAAATTTCCCTTGCTGTGTTTTTGCTGTAAGAAATGAAATGTTAGAGCAATACCCGGAAGTTTTTGACGCCTTATTAACTGTAACTAATTACACTTGTGATTATGCAAATAATAATCAAGAGAAAAGTGGGGAATTACTTGCTGACACTATTGGTGTTGAAAAGGACATTTTACCTAAATCTCTAATTAAATATTCAACTGAACCAACTGAAAGATTTTTAGCAGGTATGAATATATACTATGATGCTATGAAGGATATGGGCAAATTCGAAGGACGTTTAAAGGATAATACTTTTGAAGAGGCAGAAAAAGATATTTTTAAATTAGATCCTATTAATAAAGTAAGGTCTAATTAA
- a CDS encoding flavodoxin domain-containing protein — MNNLVILYASIHHKNTEKLLKEIVKNKPVDLIDLLHEKNIELSKYQVVGFASGIYYSKLHKSIYKYIEENKNIPKKSFVIYTAGMASKKTVENFINYLEERGFEILGAYNCKGYDTYGPFKIIGGVAKGHPNEKDVEKGKEFLDEIVNMI; from the coding sequence ATGAATAATCTTGTAATACTGTATGCATCAATTCACCACAAAAACACAGAAAAGCTGTTAAAAGAAATAGTAAAAAACAAACCCGTAGATCTAATTGACCTCTTACATGAAAAGAATATCGAGCTGTCTAAGTACCAAGTAGTAGGTTTTGCTTCAGGAATATATTATTCAAAACTTCATAAATCAATATATAAGTACATAGAAGAAAATAAAAACATTCCTAAAAAATCCTTTGTAATTTATACAGCCGGTATGGCAAGTAAAAAAACTGTAGAGAATTTTATAAACTATCTTGAAGAAAGGGGCTTTGAAATACTAGGAGCCTATAATTGTAAAGGCTACGATACATACGGTCCATTTAAAATAATCGGAGGAGTTGCAAAAGGCCATCCAAATGAAAAAGATGTGGAAAAAGGGAAAGAGTTTTTAGATGAAATTGTAAATATGATTTAA
- a CDS encoding DUF262 domain-containing protein, with translation MSTSLEKNIQSFITDKIKFIIPSYQRGYRWSEREVIDLLNDLKTFTKKKNENDYGQKYCLQPLVVKKEEDNVYIVVDGQQRLTTVYILLICMKEYKPKINIAFEIEYEVRNKVDNYIEELLKGNINDESIDSYFIKEAFANIKKWLEDPNLEEDSSILVDDLYKTVIKNMIFLWYDVENENPIKLFQRINMGKIPLTNSELIKALYLKKDNYEGDYKKFGEKNDFIRINQIQLAYEWDLMEKKLQDDDFWFFFNNQNIENRIEYILKIYALNEKMLPDYNDKGENSYALFYAYNQKIENEKENLSTYIENSWNKIKSIYMFINECYQDSTIYHYLGFIFYFGTDNNNIKIIIDLINLDKNEIVSKLKRKIKEIIKLEKDIDDLNYIDDTKTIKKILLLHNILTLVKDKSFFKFPFNIFKNGENGEGGWDIEHINANVEITPGSNDERIEWLKNLPDIDKEYEIQEYIKKEKIAEIEFDKIYKKIILKYFGAENLEDNNKISNLALLDSYTNRAYKNAVFPKKREVIIENDKNGRFIPICTKNVFLKYYSNLVENKNFEIWTKDDRESYLQDIKNKIETIIGVYDEE, from the coding sequence ATGTCTACTAGTTTAGAGAAAAACATTCAATCTTTTATTACAGACAAAATAAAATTTATAATTCCATCATATCAAAGAGGTTATAGGTGGTCTGAAAGAGAAGTAATAGATTTATTAAATGATTTGAAAACATTTACAAAGAAGAAAAACGAAAATGATTATGGCCAAAAATATTGTTTGCAGCCATTAGTTGTAAAAAAAGAAGAAGACAATGTATATATTGTAGTTGATGGACAACAAAGATTAACGACAGTCTATATATTACTTATATGTATGAAAGAATATAAGCCTAAAATAAACATCGCTTTTGAAATAGAATATGAGGTTAGAAATAAAGTGGATAATTATATTGAAGAATTGTTAAAAGGAAATATTAATGATGAAAGTATAGATTCTTATTTTATAAAAGAAGCATTTGCTAACATAAAAAAGTGGTTAGAAGATCCAAATTTGGAAGAAGATTCAAGTATTTTAGTTGATGATTTATACAAGACAGTGATAAAAAATATGATTTTTCTTTGGTATGATGTTGAAAATGAAAATCCAATAAAATTATTCCAACGTATTAATATGGGTAAAATTCCACTAACAAATTCAGAACTAATAAAAGCTTTGTATTTAAAAAAAGATAATTATGAAGGCGATTATAAAAAATTTGGAGAAAAAAATGATTTTATTAGAATAAATCAAATACAGTTAGCTTATGAATGGGATTTAATGGAAAAAAAGCTTCAAGATGATGATTTTTGGTTTTTCTTTAACAATCAAAACATTGAAAATAGGATAGAGTATATTCTAAAAATATATGCTTTAAATGAGAAAATGCTACCAGACTATAATGATAAAGGAGAAAATTCGTATGCTTTATTTTATGCGTATAACCAAAAAATTGAAAATGAAAAGGAAAATCTTTCAACGTATATAGAAAATTCTTGGAATAAGATTAAGAGTATATATATGTTTATAAATGAATGCTATCAAGATAGTACAATATATCATTATTTAGGATTTATTTTTTATTTTGGCACTGATAATAATAACATAAAAATAATTATCGATTTGATTAATTTAGACAAAAATGAAATAGTATCTAAATTAAAAAGAAAAATAAAGGAAATTATTAAACTGGAAAAAGACATTGATGATTTAAATTATATTGATGACACAAAAACAATTAAGAAAATCTTATTACTTCATAACATTTTAACTTTAGTGAAGGATAAATCTTTTTTTAAATTTCCTTTTAATATTTTTAAAAATGGAGAAAATGGAGAAGGAGGATGGGATATTGAGCATATAAATGCAAATGTAGAAATAACACCCGGTAGTAATGATGAAAGAATTGAATGGTTGAAAAACTTACCAGATATAGATAAAGAATATGAAATACAAGAATATATAAAAAAAGAGAAAATTGCAGAAATTGAGTTTGATAAAATTTATAAGAAGATAATATTAAAATATTTTGGTGCTGAAAACTTAGAAGATAATAATAAAATTAGTAATTTAGCACTTTTAGATTCTTATACAAACAGAGCATATAAAAATGCGGTTTTTCCTAAAAAAAGAGAAGTTATTATTGAAAATGATAAAAATGGAAGATTTATACCAATTTGTACTAAAAATGTGTTTTTAAAATATTATTCTAATTTAGTAGAAAATAAAAATTTTGAAATTTGGACAAAAGACGATAGAGAATCTTATTTGCAAGATATAAAAAATAAAATTGAAACTATTATAGGTGTTTATGATGAAGAATAA
- a CDS encoding DUF262 domain-containing protein, with translation MMKNKWSLWEILNKYKISIPIIQRDYVQGLSSKKLNTETGRNIDKIRENFIKDIYDVTVEENNLSLDFIYGYVRNDEIGNQIFIPLDGQQRLTTLYLLHLYLAWKEGQLENEDVASKFLKFEYEVRSSSKEFCRQVINIKDIEFQKDITSIISKIKNKKWYRTEWDNDKTISSMLNMLEAIHDKFKNIDERVFEKLIDIKNPNIYFQFIDIKDLEQDDDLYIKLNVRGKPLTSFENFKASLEEKISTLLNDKRLGEVKMKMDNAWTDLFWKYSKKDIKKLDEYMLNFFEAVLYCNFIIKTEEIIKKQDIFIYLDYINEETIDRIDKFLDKLINKEEKKFTKYTNLYCEDNDLMLVIRKEGNLEYSDYLKFFTFFLGISDENLSLRKNEENLYQWLRVVNNLIENHIYNKEEDFIRSLKSIKKLYTDLDEVSYDILKLFLKQNYKVEGFFGSQVEEEKIKSYLIKLNKDWQYLIEKVENNSYLKGNIGFILEMSGIEFNMQIKKESLNRFIDYSYKINYLFNESGLSNNQMLFRRAMLAKGDYLLQSGKNKCFCTNDFHRDRSWKRLFRDKKIEELQLVLDEIDTSKEIEKETTNSLEKIINDFRDKADRNDWRYEFIDEPEMFKYCGNNLLIRMNMSKYNPFLLLSSTQTNGYCYEKESLYLYLYLKKQDTKILKNITFMNYSPTQGAETRKYFTIKKEDEEFIITHYNNNWEIYKSKSIDGELENFIFAREIKDKSIFSTKDREELYNHLINL, from the coding sequence ATGATGAAGAATAAATGGAGTTTATGGGAAATTTTAAATAAATATAAAATTAGTATACCAATAATACAAAGAGATTATGTTCAAGGTTTAAGTTCAAAAAAACTTAACACAGAAACTGGTAGAAATATAGATAAGATTAGAGAGAATTTTATTAAAGATATTTACGATGTTACAGTAGAAGAAAATAATCTTTCCTTAGATTTTATTTATGGATATGTTAGAAATGATGAAATAGGCAATCAAATATTTATTCCACTAGATGGCCAACAACGATTAACCACTTTATATTTATTACATCTATATTTAGCATGGAAAGAAGGACAGTTAGAAAATGAAGATGTTGCTTCTAAATTTCTGAAGTTTGAGTATGAAGTGAGATCTAGTTCTAAAGAATTTTGTAGGCAAGTTATTAATATTAAAGACATTGAATTTCAAAAAGATATTACTTCTATAATTTCGAAGATAAAAAATAAAAAATGGTATCGAACAGAATGGGATAATGATAAAACTATTTCATCTATGTTGAATATGTTAGAGGCAATCCACGATAAATTTAAAAATATAGATGAACGAGTTTTTGAAAAATTGATAGATATAAAAAATCCTAACATCTATTTTCAGTTTATAGATATTAAAGATCTAGAACAAGATGATGATTTATATATTAAATTAAATGTTAGAGGAAAGCCGTTAACTTCGTTTGAAAACTTCAAAGCTTCGCTGGAGGAAAAAATTAGTACTTTACTGAATGATAAAAGACTAGGTGAAGTAAAAATGAAAATGGATAATGCCTGGACTGATTTATTTTGGAAGTATAGTAAAAAAGATATAAAAAAACTTGATGAATATATGTTAAATTTTTTTGAGGCAGTTTTGTATTGTAATTTTATAATAAAGACTGAGGAAATTATTAAGAAACAAGATATTTTTATCTATTTAGATTATATTAACGAAGAAACAATAGATAGGATTGATAAATTTTTAGATAAGCTTATTAATAAAGAAGAAAAAAAATTTACAAAATATACTAATCTTTATTGTGAAGATAATGATTTAATGTTAGTCATTCGTAAAGAAGGAAATTTAGAATATAGTGATTATTTAAAATTTTTTACATTTTTCTTAGGTATCTCTGATGAAAATTTATCTTTAAGAAAAAATGAAGAAAACTTATATCAATGGCTAAGAGTAGTTAATAATCTAATAGAAAACCATATATACAATAAAGAAGAAGATTTTATTAGATCATTGAAATCTATCAAAAAATTATATACGGATTTAGATGAAGTTAGTTATGATATTCTTAAACTATTTTTAAAACAAAATTATAAAGTTGAGGGTTTTTTTGGTAGCCAAGTTGAAGAGGAAAAAATAAAGTCATATTTAATTAAATTAAATAAAGATTGGCAATATCTAATAGAAAAAGTGGAAAACAACTCATACTTAAAAGGTAATATAGGATTTATTTTAGAGATGTCCGGAATAGAGTTTAATATGCAGATAAAAAAAGAGTCATTAAATAGATTTATTGATTATTCATATAAAATTAATTACTTATTTAATGAGTCAGGATTAAGTAATAATCAAATGTTATTTAGAAGAGCGATGCTAGCCAAAGGAGATTATTTATTACAAAGTGGGAAGAATAAATGTTTTTGTACAAATGATTTTCATAGAGATAGAAGCTGGAAACGACTTTTCAGAGATAAAAAAATAGAAGAATTACAATTGGTACTTGATGAAATAGATACTTCCAAGGAGATAGAAAAAGAGACTACAAATAGCTTAGAAAAAATAATAAATGATTTTAGAGATAAGGCAGATAGGAATGACTGGAGATATGAATTTATAGATGAGCCGGAAATGTTTAAATACTGTGGGAATAATTTATTAATAAGAATGAATATGTCTAAATATAATCCGTTTTTATTATTATCATCAACCCAAACTAATGGATATTGCTATGAAAAAGAAAGTTTATATTTATATTTGTATTTAAAAAAACAAGATACAAAAATATTAAAAAATATTACTTTTATGAACTATTCACCTACTCAAGGAGCTGAAACACGTAAGTATTTTACAATAAAAAAAGAAGATGAAGAATTCATTATTACTCATTATAATAATAATTGGGAAATTTACAAAAGCAAGAGTATTGATGGAGAACTTGAAAATTTTATTTTCGCAAGAGAAATAAAGGATAAATCAATTTTTTCAACGAAGGATAGAGAAGAACTATATAATCATTTAATAAATCTATAG
- the hydA gene encoding dihydropyrimidinase, translated as MFDTIIKNANIYTDGNNFEADIGIKDGIIAELAKKGTISGGHKIIDAKGKLVIPGLIDPHVHIHAPFGNNIDILDFYSASKLAAFGGVTSIIDFTNTVKGDSIVEVVKNRKNEMKNSAIDYSLHVKYVESNEKLLKEIPEIIEMGCPSFKMFMTYKKAGVMIDDIDILKVLETIKKNKAMAGFHAESNSISEFMEDKFSNEHLLGWENFPNYKPNICEYEAVERVISYAELTGARIYLFHITTAESVEIIRKAKERGVDVIAETCLHYLIFNKEKNQGEDGILYIMSPPLRTDKDIEALWKGINDGTLSIVSSDNCSFTRELKEINLHKSDDGTIIKDFRKVVNGVSGLEERLGILISEGVKKNRISFNKFVEITSTNPAKIFGMYPKKGTISIGADADIVILDPNRKKALTKENLHYNLDYSIYEDYVGEYLPVYTIRRGEILVENDEFKGKEGTGQFIKRKLIG; from the coding sequence ATGTTTGACACTATAATTAAAAATGCAAATATATATACTGATGGCAATAATTTTGAAGCTGATATAGGCATAAAAGATGGAATAATAGCTGAATTAGCTAAAAAGGGAACAATTTCCGGGGGACATAAAATAATAGACGCTAAAGGTAAGCTTGTCATTCCCGGTTTAATTGACCCTCATGTTCATATTCATGCTCCTTTTGGTAACAATATAGATATACTGGATTTTTATAGCGCAAGTAAGCTGGCAGCTTTTGGAGGAGTTACTTCCATAATTGACTTTACCAATACCGTGAAAGGTGATTCTATTGTAGAAGTTGTGAAAAACAGAAAGAACGAAATGAAAAATAGTGCAATAGATTATAGTTTACATGTAAAATATGTTGAATCCAATGAAAAACTGTTAAAGGAAATCCCAGAAATAATAGAAATGGGTTGTCCATCTTTTAAAATGTTTATGACCTACAAAAAAGCAGGTGTTATGATTGATGATATAGATATTTTAAAGGTTTTGGAAACCATAAAGAAAAACAAGGCAATGGCGGGTTTTCATGCTGAAAGTAATTCTATTTCTGAATTTATGGAGGATAAGTTTTCAAATGAACATCTGTTAGGTTGGGAAAACTTTCCAAACTACAAACCTAATATATGTGAATATGAAGCAGTTGAAAGGGTAATTTCCTACGCTGAATTAACAGGAGCAAGAATATATTTATTTCATATAACTACAGCTGAATCAGTTGAAATAATTAGAAAGGCAAAGGAAAGAGGAGTTGATGTAATAGCTGAAACCTGCTTACATTATTTAATATTCAACAAGGAAAAAAATCAAGGCGAAGATGGCATTTTATATATTATGAGTCCACCTTTAAGAACCGATAAGGACATTGAAGCTTTATGGAAGGGCATTAACGACGGAACCTTAAGTATAGTAAGCTCTGATAATTGTTCTTTTACAAGGGAACTTAAAGAGATTAACCTCCATAAAAGCGATGACGGAACTATAATAAAGGACTTTAGAAAAGTAGTTAACGGTGTAAGTGGTTTAGAAGAGAGACTAGGCATATTAATTAGTGAAGGAGTCAAGAAAAATAGGATATCCTTTAATAAATTTGTAGAAATAACATCTACCAATCCGGCTAAAATATTCGGTATGTATCCTAAAAAAGGCACAATATCCATTGGAGCAGATGCGGATATAGTAATTCTAGATCCAAATAGAAAGAAAGCCTTAACTAAAGAAAATTTACATTATAACTTAGATTATTCTATTTATGAGGATTATGTTGGAGAATATCTGCCGGTATATACAATTCGTAGAGGAGAAATATTGGTAGAAAATGATGAATTTAAAGGAAAAGAAGGTACCGGACAGTTTATAAAAAGGAAACTAATAGGATAA
- a CDS encoding aspartate/glutamate racemase family protein, with translation MNNKKRILVINPNSSKKMTADIAHTLEKLKIENLIYELISCKDSPEFLESFKDYVDASFNVVKLLEKTPNKDFDGYLLACMGDPGIYALKEIVKAPIIGIAEAAISTSLLLGFKFSILAASKKAKYMMESMVLKYGLNERLASVEYINSNIEGIMKSEEFLIDSLKTGAKKAQLKGAEVLILGCAAMTALPNDLVTEIPILDPIKNGVFLLESIINNELNISKAGLYM, from the coding sequence ATGAATAATAAAAAAAGAATATTGGTTATTAATCCAAATAGTTCAAAAAAGATGACTGCTGATATTGCACATACTTTAGAGAAGTTAAAAATAGAGAATTTAATTTATGAGCTAATATCATGTAAAGATTCTCCGGAATTTTTGGAAAGTTTTAAGGATTATGTAGATGCAAGTTTTAATGTTGTTAAATTGTTGGAAAAAACTCCAAATAAGGATTTTGATGGATATTTACTAGCTTGTATGGGAGATCCCGGTATTTATGCCTTAAAGGAAATTGTAAAAGCTCCCATTATTGGAATAGCCGAGGCGGCAATTTCCACATCCTTGCTTTTAGGTTTTAAGTTTTCAATTTTAGCAGCCAGTAAAAAAGCAAAGTATATGATGGAATCTATGGTTTTAAAGTATGGACTAAACGAGCGATTAGCATCTGTTGAGTATATTAATAGCAATATTGAGGGAATAATGAAGAGTGAAGAGTTTTTAATAGACAGTTTGAAAACGGGTGCAAAAAAAGCTCAATTAAAAGGTGCTGAAGTTTTAATTTTAGGCTGTGCTGCAATGACTGCATTACCTAATGACCTAGTTACAGAAATCCCTATACTCGATCCTATTAAAAATGGAGTTTTTCTTTTAGAAAGTATTATAAATAACGAGTTAAATATTTCAAAAGCAGGTTTATATATGTAA
- a CDS encoding energy-coupling factor ABC transporter ATP-binding protein, translating into MNTNKSIVKVKNLEFEYPDGTKALKNISLNLKDGDFIALIGTNGCGKTTFSKCLNGILKATKGKVIVNGIDVVKSKDPSELVKNVGYVFQNPDHQLFNNRVYDEIAYAPRNIGLNESEIDKRVITAAKIAGVSKDLFNEHPFFLARGLRQRVAIASILSLQPKIIIVDEPTTGQDYKQSIEIMEFLKMLNEEHGHTIIIITHDMDIVAEYAKWLVVMHQGEIIIEGTLKDVYSETKKLEKASLKPPQVTRIAQSLSKYGFKKDIINVEEFYTEFRGLYE; encoded by the coding sequence ATGAATACAAATAAATCAATTGTAAAGGTGAAAAATTTAGAGTTTGAATATCCTGATGGTACCAAGGCTTTGAAAAATATTTCTTTAAATTTAAAAGATGGTGATTTTATTGCTCTAATTGGTACTAACGGGTGTGGAAAGACAACTTTTTCAAAATGTTTAAATGGTATTTTAAAGGCTACTAAAGGAAAGGTTATTGTAAACGGTATAGATGTAGTTAAAAGTAAAGACCCTTCAGAGCTGGTAAAAAATGTAGGTTATGTTTTTCAAAATCCCGACCATCAGCTATTTAATAATCGGGTATATGATGAAATTGCCTATGCTCCCAGAAATATTGGACTTAATGAAAGTGAAATAGACAAAAGGGTAATTACTGCTGCAAAAATTGCCGGTGTTTCTAAAGATTTGTTTAATGAACATCCATTTTTTCTAGCTAGAGGCTTGCGACAAAGAGTAGCTATTGCTTCAATCTTGTCCCTACAACCAAAAATAATAATAGTTGATGAGCCGACAACAGGACAAGACTATAAACAGTCCATAGAAATAATGGAATTTTTGAAAATGTTAAATGAAGAACATGGTCACACTATTATTATAATAACTCATGACATGGACATAGTTGCTGAATATGCAAAGTGGTTGGTAGTTATGCACCAAGGTGAAATAATTATTGAAGGAACTCTAAAGGATGTATATTCGGAAACAAAAAAATTGGAAAAGGCAAGTTTAAAACCACCACAAGTTACCAGAATTGCTCAATCACTTTCTAAGTACGGCTTTAAAAAGGATATTATTAATGTAGAAGAGTTTTATACGGAATTTAGAGGGCTTTATGAATAA
- a CDS encoding energy-coupling factor ABC transporter ATP-binding protein has product MKAVEIKNFSWKYDKARDYALKDINLEINDNEFIGVIGPNESGKTTLMNVIKGIIPQNFTGIYKGDVKIYGDDVAGLSPIEITRRVGMVFADPESQFNSMSVEEEITFGMENIGLGIDEIATRLNNVCRLTDIQNLLEKPPYNLSGGQKQRIAIASILAMQPKIIILDEPTSMLDPISKDMIFDLLKIMKTELKLTVIVVEHNIEQLVEICDKFLLVNKGVIEKYDNTEEFFTNIDFLDSRNVRVPSGIKIINKIGNLNKPKSLPIKFEEIVKVLTKILDKNRSKQYEYK; this is encoded by the coding sequence ATGAAAGCAGTTGAAATTAAAAATTTTAGTTGGAAATATGATAAGGCAAGGGACTATGCTTTAAAAGATATTAATCTTGAAATAAATGATAACGAATTTATTGGTGTTATTGGACCTAATGAGTCCGGAAAAACAACCTTGATGAATGTAATTAAAGGTATTATCCCACAAAATTTTACCGGAATATACAAGGGCGATGTAAAAATTTACGGCGACGATGTTGCCGGATTATCGCCAATTGAAATAACAAGAAGAGTGGGAATGGTTTTTGCCGATCCTGAATCACAATTTAATTCTATGAGCGTAGAAGAGGAAATTACTTTTGGAATGGAAAATATAGGACTAGGCATAGATGAAATAGCTACCAGGCTTAATAATGTATGTAGATTAACCGATATTCAAAATCTACTGGAAAAGCCTCCCTATAATCTGTCGGGAGGTCAAAAACAGAGAATTGCAATTGCTTCAATACTTGCAATGCAACCTAAAATTATAATTTTAGACGAGCCTACTTCCATGTTGGACCCTATTTCAAAAGATATGATTTTTGATTTGTTAAAAATAATGAAAACCGAATTGAAGTTAACGGTCATAGTAGTAGAGCACAATATTGAACAACTGGTAGAAATTTGTGATAAGTTTCTTCTGGTTAATAAGGGTGTCATAGAAAAATATGATAATACCGAAGAATTTTTTACGAACATAGATTTTTTAGACAGTAGAAATGTTAGGGTTCCTAGTGGAATAAAAATTATAAATAAGATTGGTAATTTAAATAAACCTAAGTCTTTACCTATTAAGTTTGAAGAAATAGTTAAGGTTTTGACTAAAATCTTAGATAAAAATAGGAGCAAGCAATATGAATACAAATAA